In one window of Plasmodium berghei ANKA genome assembly, chromosome: 14 DNA:
- a CDS encoding BIR protein, protein MNDGMCRRFLAIRNSFPDQLVNGEYKINDDQHFKQYCSNQKCDKDIDKINAGCLLLFNELFGSTYSFNNHAKNNIDVVYYIIIWLSYMLSLKSHDTVTNLNDFYNQYININEKYKQSITGVTGYNSYKEIIDKKMDLLNMDIKDISKFYAPFKLLYEMYTNFHESTSNCKTCSKNANQFVEKYKKLNEDSNNNDSSPYRKILSILSTDYNNLKNKCKDVNDSDFPTLPNIKTPQNGTKSSTQTSEQHSGQISGQISEDPSSSSSIGNKLFTVLSIFGAIAFFLGISYKYSLFGFRKRAQKQHLREKIKI, encoded by the exons ATGAATGACGGCATg TGTAGAAGATTCCTGGCTATAAGAAACTCGTTTCCCGATCAATTGGTTAATGGAGagtataaaattaatgatgATCAACATTTCAAACAGTATTGTAGTAATCAAAAATGTGATAAGGATATCGATAAAATTAATGCTGGAtgtttattgttatttaatGAATTGTTTGGGAGTACttattcatttaataatcatgcaaaaaataacatcGATGTTGTTTattacattattatatggtTAAGTTATATGTTAAGCCTAAAATCACATGACACTGTCACCAATCTAAatgatttttataatcaatatataaatataaatgagaAGTATAAACAGTCTATAACTGGTGTTACGGGGTATAATAGTTATAAGGAAATcatagataaaaaaatggatttGTTGAATATGGATATTAAAGATATATCTAAATTTTATGCtccatttaaattattatatgaaatgTATACAAATTTTCATGAAAGCACGTCAAATTGCAAAACATGTTCGAAAAATGCTAATCAATTtgttgaaaaatataaaaaactcAATGAAGattctaataataatgatagcAGTccatatagaaaaatattgtcTATATTATCAActgattataataatttaaaaaataaatgtaaagaTGTTAATGATAGCGATTTTCCAACCCTtccaaatataaaaacaccACAAAATGGTACAAAAAGTTCTACACAAACTTCAGAACAACATTCTGGACAAATTTCTGGACAAATTTCGGAAGATCCATCATCAAGTTCGTCGATAggaaacaaattatttacagTTTTATCGATATTTGGTGCAatagcattttttttaggaaTTTCTTATaag tattcGTTATTTGGATTTCGGAAACGAGCTCAAAAGCAACATttaagagaaaaaataaaaatataa